One region of Limnospira fusiformis SAG 85.79 genomic DNA includes:
- the recJ gene encoding single-stranded-DNA-specific exonuclease RecJ, translating into MEDKPPITTEPLLPKQRWYIFPERPEIAQSLSETTGVHPIIAQILINRGIETKEQAEAFLNPQSQTLPEPMEEFPDLPKTVQLLQNAIDNQQKIAICGDYDADGMTSTALLIRAISQLGADITSAIPSRMQEGYGINNRIVEEFHDQGISIIITVDNGISAIAPVARAKELGLTVIITDHHDLPPQLPNADAILNPKLLPKTSPYYGLAGVGVAYILALSLAKLRGEWESLRWQLLELFTLGTIADMAPLNGVNRRWVKRGLKILPESKIAGVQALIQIAGLANQQPNLTNSTTSMKPEDIGFRLGPRINAIGRIGHPQVVIELLTTDHMGTALEQAKECEETNLLRKQLCADIEQEAIAWYENSNINLEQERVLVPCQKKWHHGVIGIVASRLVERYGVPVFICTYEDEENLRGSARGIPEFHVFEALQFCQDLLGKFGGHKAAGGFSLPAANLPKFKQRLSEFAHQCLQVEHLRPLINVDVSINLRDINYKLYDQIDKIQPCGIANSEPVFWTPKLRIVHQKIVGKSHIKLTLSQDLPPEITMAVLPTISAIAWRWADYFPLPSPLDFAYKLRKNTWNNQTAIELEIVGVRLPETFVPLHRRLAEFNYCDRTYKCNITPIGDNWELRIRNQKGEVLAIQPGQKTGLLGISRSAAKTVDISHPFFMKLIEAAQAALGVKLPFLNN; encoded by the coding sequence GTGGAAGACAAACCTCCCATCACCACAGAACCACTACTACCAAAACAGCGCTGGTATATTTTCCCAGAACGCCCCGAAATTGCCCAGAGTCTATCTGAAACCACCGGGGTTCACCCTATTATTGCCCAAATCCTGATCAACCGGGGAATCGAAACCAAAGAACAAGCCGAAGCCTTCCTTAACCCCCAATCCCAAACTCTCCCGGAACCTATGGAGGAGTTCCCCGACTTACCCAAAACTGTCCAATTGCTGCAAAATGCCATTGATAATCAACAAAAAATTGCCATCTGTGGGGACTATGATGCTGATGGGATGACCAGTACAGCGTTATTAATTAGAGCCATTTCTCAATTAGGCGCAGATATTACATCAGCAATTCCTAGTCGGATGCAAGAAGGCTATGGTATCAATAATCGCATTGTCGAGGAATTTCACGATCAGGGTATCTCCATAATTATCACTGTGGATAATGGTATTTCGGCGATCGCTCCGGTGGCTAGGGCGAAAGAATTGGGGCTAACTGTGATTATCACCGACCACCATGATCTGCCTCCCCAACTCCCTAACGCTGATGCTATTCTCAATCCCAAATTACTGCCCAAAACTTCCCCCTATTATGGCTTGGCTGGAGTTGGTGTCGCTTATATATTAGCCCTATCCTTAGCGAAACTTAGAGGAGAATGGGAGAGTTTGCGCTGGCAGTTATTGGAACTATTTACCCTAGGGACTATAGCTGATATGGCTCCCTTAAATGGAGTGAATCGCCGTTGGGTTAAACGGGGGTTAAAAATTCTGCCGGAGTCTAAAATTGCGGGAGTCCAAGCATTAATTCAAATAGCAGGATTGGCTAACCAACAGCCTAATTTAACTAATTCTACTACTTCGATGAAACCAGAAGATATCGGCTTTCGCCTCGGACCTCGGATTAATGCGATCGGACGCATTGGACATCCCCAGGTGGTGATTGAACTGTTAACTACTGACCACATGGGAACCGCGTTAGAACAGGCGAAAGAGTGCGAAGAAACTAACCTACTACGGAAACAGCTTTGTGCGGATATTGAACAGGAAGCTATTGCTTGGTATGAAAATAGTAATATTAACCTTGAACAAGAACGGGTTTTAGTTCCCTGTCAAAAAAAATGGCATCATGGAGTTATTGGAATTGTGGCTTCCCGACTGGTGGAACGCTACGGAGTTCCGGTATTTATTTGTACTTATGAAGACGAGGAAAATCTGCGGGGTTCGGCGCGGGGGATTCCAGAATTTCATGTGTTTGAAGCACTGCAATTTTGTCAAGATCTCCTCGGTAAATTTGGCGGACATAAAGCGGCTGGTGGCTTTTCTTTACCGGCGGCTAATTTGCCTAAGTTTAAACAGCGCTTGAGTGAATTTGCTCATCAATGTCTGCAAGTAGAACATCTCCGACCTTTAATTAATGTTGATGTGAGCATAAATTTGAGAGATATTAACTATAAATTATATGACCAAATTGATAAAATACAACCCTGTGGGATTGCCAATAGTGAGCCAGTTTTTTGGACTCCTAAGCTGCGAATTGTCCATCAAAAAATAGTCGGCAAAAGTCATATTAAACTAACTTTATCTCAAGATTTACCACCGGAAATCACCATGGCTGTTTTACCTACTATATCTGCGATCGCCTGGCGGTGGGCTGATTATTTCCCCCTCCCTTCCCCCCTGGATTTTGCTTATAAATTACGGAAAAATACCTGGAATAATCAAACGGCGATCGAGTTAGAAATTGTGGGTGTGCGACTTCCAGAAACCTTTGTTCCTCTACATCGCCGCCTAGCTGAATTTAATTATTGCGATCGGACTTACAAGTGTAATATTACTCCTATTGGAGACAACTGGGAATTAAGAATTCGTAACCAAAAGGGAGAGGTTCTAGCTATTCAACCTGGACAAAAAACCGGGTTATTAGGAATTAGTCGATCCGCAGCCAAAACTGTTGATATTTCTCACCCCTTTTTTATGAAATTAATCGAAGCCGCCCAAGCCGCCCTGGGTGTAAAATTACCCTTTTTGAACAATTAA
- a CDS encoding MFS transporter — MNILFIIKTRQRRSLLMLFIAGLCFWSAITTLLPTLPLYIAYLGGTKQQIGLVMGAFALGLLPSRVFLGPLADKRGRKLVLLIGTIVATVAPLGYLFADSMPLMALLRAFHGISIAAFTIGYTALVTDLAPENRRGEIVGYMSLVAPIGMAIGPALGGFIQAGMGYGPLFISGTVFGLLSLLAISQVLEASRNPETSDQSQTKGSPIANYLQRLGSPALKIPALVLLMVGLIFGTLVTFIPLYIQDSGLNLNPGLFYSMKAIASFAVRLPMGRASDRYGRGIFITTGLICYLVSMFILAIANNNFDVLLAGLFEGTAAGITIPMMLTLIADRCLPQERGQFFSICLGGFDLGLALAGPIFGSIADVVGYRNLFTINTGLAAVALLLFITQSSRNLRESFRFAVGRGKDSYAIN, encoded by the coding sequence TTGAATATCCTATTTATAATTAAAACCCGACAGCGACGCAGCCTGCTGATGCTGTTTATAGCGGGTCTATGTTTCTGGTCTGCCATTACTACATTGCTACCTACCCTCCCCCTGTATATTGCCTATCTGGGGGGGACTAAGCAACAAATAGGCTTAGTTATGGGGGCTTTTGCCCTAGGACTGCTACCCTCCCGCGTCTTCCTGGGTCCCCTAGCAGATAAACGAGGCAGAAAGCTAGTATTGCTGATCGGGACAATAGTCGCGACCGTAGCACCCCTTGGCTATTTATTCGCTGATTCGATGCCGTTAATGGCTTTATTAAGGGCTTTTCATGGCATCAGCATAGCAGCCTTTACCATTGGCTACACAGCCCTAGTCACAGATTTAGCCCCAGAAAACCGTCGCGGGGAAATAGTCGGTTATATGAGTCTGGTAGCCCCCATTGGTATGGCTATTGGTCCAGCTTTAGGCGGTTTTATCCAGGCGGGAATGGGTTATGGTCCTCTGTTTATCAGTGGTACTGTTTTTGGGCTATTATCACTTTTGGCAATTTCTCAGGTATTAGAAGCCTCAAGAAACCCAGAAACCAGCGACCAGTCACAAACAAAGGGATCACCCATAGCTAATTATCTCCAGCGTCTGGGAAGTCCAGCATTGAAAATCCCAGCCTTAGTTCTGTTGATGGTGGGGCTAATTTTCGGCACTTTAGTAACTTTTATCCCCCTATATATCCAAGATTCTGGGCTAAATCTCAATCCGGGGCTATTTTATAGCATGAAAGCGATCGCCAGTTTTGCCGTCCGTCTACCCATGGGTCGCGCCTCTGACCGCTATGGTCGGGGTATTTTTATCACCACAGGTCTGATATGTTATCTAGTTTCGATGTTCATCCTAGCGATCGCCAATAACAATTTTGATGTCTTGCTGGCTGGTTTATTTGAAGGTACCGCCGCAGGAATTACCATTCCGATGATGTTAACCCTAATCGCCGATCGCTGTTTACCCCAGGAAAGAGGCCAATTTTTCTCAATTTGTTTAGGGGGATTTGATTTAGGATTAGCCCTCGCCGGACCGATTTTCGGTTCCATCGCCGATGTGGTAGGATATCGTAACCTATTCACCATCAACACAGGTTTAGCCGCCGTCGCCCTACTATTATTTATCACCCAGTCTAGTCGCAACCTGCGCGAATCTTTCCGATTTGCTGTTGGTCGTGGTAAAGATAGTTATGCCATTAACTGA
- a CDS encoding PAS domain S-box protein, whose translation MKLKQKIAATYIATLGIAITGTTIGLLVGNYYEKPAIINRDAVVNQYALLNHLQVKILYNRPSKQLSPYLSEPEGFRQSVNAFMQRLDEIDDLLTEYEQLDQDKKTPELQLLFSEYQETVGIFAERLNRFATAVEGLNFADDQIQAAQQELIALIQSPEFANFIELPDQLTEVTNRTRKQLKLAELELAKAQKMRNYIATNSLLLSVAIASLAGMLLSRAIARQEIANQAERERLQLALESANIATWEWNPQTQQVYFDSRWKTILGYQSDEIKDSLESWESRVHPEDIELVHEQIQKHIRGEIPIYENEHRLRCKDGSYRWNFARGKVVEWDQQGKPIRFIGINYDISDRQEAENKLRESEGIWRTLCDVTPAAIAMFDTQMRYLVANRAWYQQYGLENQEIIGRSHYEIFPDIPQRWKDIHSRCLTGVTEKSEADLWMRDDGGSDWVCWEIRPWIDGNGNIGGLLMYTEVITERKANEITLSELSKQLKKAQEVAHLGYWSFDITTQKISWSEEVFHIFGLDPDQGEPNFEQNLQLYHPEDRDFFLQRVGEANQGIPQNFDARIIRPNGEIRYINSRIELEFRDGQLVRMFGIVIDITDRQTEEALRSLLTRTQLLSHISTEIRNSLDLDTILQNAVNAIFAELKVDICSFGWYNHHDDSGIWEVVTEQKKPGFTSWLGPYQLNDFPRLFEKIFREEFYSLDIRTSEDQKEVDFCQGMGITLYLALPIHTESKIGAFELGRSQGDAPWQDDEIDLLKNIANQVAIAIQQAQLYQESQAKSQEIERAYRELQDTQMQLIQSEKMSSLGQLVAGVAHEINNPVSFIYGNLSHTSQYTEDLLHLIKLYKQYYPEPAPNIADFIEEIDLDFMKEDLPQIINSMKTGAERIRDIVKSLRTFSRLDEAKLKAVDLHENLESTLVILQNRLNGRAGNPPIEVIKDYGDLPDYECYIGLLNQVFLNVLANAIQAIEERHNHQTDADYSGKITITTSLDSLAIFIAIKDNGIGMSPEVQGKIFNPFFTTKPIGQGTGMGLPTSYQIITQNHRGELNFTSVLGEGSEFMIKLPLS comes from the coding sequence ATGAAATTAAAGCAAAAAATCGCGGCTACCTATATTGCCACCCTAGGAATTGCTATCACCGGAACTACTATCGGTTTACTGGTAGGTAATTACTATGAAAAACCGGCTATAATCAACCGGGATGCTGTAGTTAACCAATACGCACTGCTCAACCATTTACAAGTTAAGATATTATACAACCGACCTAGTAAACAACTATCTCCATATCTGTCCGAACCAGAGGGTTTTCGGCAATCTGTTAATGCCTTTATGCAAAGGTTAGATGAAATTGATGATCTGCTAACAGAATATGAACAACTTGATCAAGATAAAAAAACGCCTGAACTGCAATTACTATTTTCTGAATATCAGGAAACTGTGGGGATTTTTGCCGAAAGATTAAACAGATTTGCTACAGCAGTAGAAGGATTAAATTTTGCCGATGACCAAATACAAGCTGCACAGCAAGAGTTAATTGCACTTATCCAAAGCCCAGAATTTGCTAATTTTATCGAATTACCCGACCAGCTAACTGAGGTAACCAATCGTACTAGAAAACAGCTAAAACTGGCAGAATTAGAGTTAGCAAAAGCCCAAAAAATGCGGAATTATATTGCTACCAATAGCCTGCTATTATCAGTGGCGATCGCATCCCTAGCCGGAATGCTTCTCAGTCGAGCGATCGCCCGTCAGGAAATAGCTAACCAAGCTGAACGCGAACGACTACAATTAGCTTTAGAATCTGCAAATATTGCCACTTGGGAATGGAACCCACAAACCCAACAAGTATATTTTGATAGTCGTTGGAAAACCATATTAGGCTACCAAAGTGATGAAATTAAGGATTCCCTAGAATCATGGGAAAGTCGTGTACATCCAGAGGATATAGAGTTAGTTCATGAACAAATCCAAAAACACATCCGAGGTGAAATACCAATTTATGAAAATGAACATCGCCTGCGCTGCAAAGATGGTTCCTATAGATGGAATTTTGCCAGGGGTAAAGTGGTAGAGTGGGATCAACAAGGAAAACCCATCAGGTTTATTGGCATTAATTATGATATTTCCGATCGCCAAGAAGCTGAAAATAAATTGCGTGAGAGTGAGGGAATTTGGCGCACTCTATGTGATGTGACTCCCGCTGCGATCGCCATGTTTGATACCCAGATGCGATACCTAGTCGCTAACCGGGCTTGGTATCAACAATATGGCTTAGAAAATCAAGAAATTATCGGGCGATCGCACTATGAAATTTTCCCCGATATTCCCCAACGTTGGAAAGATATTCATAGCCGTTGTTTAACAGGAGTAACCGAGAAATCAGAAGCCGATTTATGGATGCGTGATGATGGAGGTTCAGACTGGGTATGTTGGGAAATTCGTCCTTGGATTGATGGGAATGGTAACATTGGTGGCTTACTGATGTATACAGAAGTAATTACCGAACGCAAAGCCAATGAAATCACCCTTTCCGAACTTAGTAAACAATTAAAAAAAGCCCAAGAAGTTGCCCATTTAGGTTACTGGTCTTTTGATATTACCACCCAAAAAATTAGTTGGTCGGAAGAAGTTTTTCACATTTTTGGCTTAGACCCCGACCAAGGAGAGCCAAATTTTGAGCAAAATCTCCAACTTTATCACCCCGAAGATCGTGACTTCTTTTTACAGAGAGTTGGTGAAGCTAACCAAGGTATTCCTCAAAACTTTGATGCGCGTATTATCCGTCCTAATGGAGAAATTCGCTATATTAATAGTCGCATTGAATTAGAGTTTAGAGATGGTCAACTGGTGCGGATGTTTGGCATTGTCATAGATATAACCGATCGCCAAACAGAAGAAGCCTTACGTTCTCTACTCACCCGCACTCAACTGTTAAGTCATATTAGCACAGAAATTCGCAATTCCCTCGACTTAGATACAATTTTACAAAATGCAGTTAATGCAATTTTTGCGGAACTCAAAGTAGATATTTGTAGCTTTGGTTGGTATAACCATCATGATGATTCCGGTATATGGGAAGTAGTGACAGAGCAGAAAAAGCCAGGATTTACCAGTTGGCTTGGTCCTTATCAATTGAATGATTTTCCCCGGTTATTTGAAAAAATATTTAGGGAAGAATTTTATAGTTTGGATATTAGGACATCAGAAGACCAAAAAGAAGTAGATTTTTGTCAGGGAATGGGGATTACACTTTATTTAGCCTTACCCATTCATACAGAAAGCAAAATTGGGGCTTTTGAATTAGGTCGTAGCCAGGGAGATGCACCTTGGCAAGATGATGAAATTGACCTCTTAAAAAACATTGCTAATCAAGTTGCGATCGCTATTCAACAAGCCCAACTTTATCAAGAATCCCAAGCCAAAAGCCAAGAAATTGAACGTGCTTACCGAGAACTCCAAGACACCCAAATGCAGTTAATCCAATCAGAAAAAATGTCAAGTCTGGGTCAATTAGTTGCCGGGGTTGCCCATGAAATTAACAACCCGGTTAGTTTTATTTATGGTAACTTAAGCCACACATCCCAATATACGGAAGATTTATTACATCTAATCAAATTATATAAACAATATTATCCAGAACCTGCCCCCAATATTGCAGATTTTATCGAAGAGATTGATTTAGATTTTATGAAAGAAGATTTACCCCAAATCATTAATTCAATGAAAACCGGAGCCGAGCGCATTCGTGATATTGTCAAATCCCTGCGAACCTTCTCGCGCTTAGACGAAGCCAAATTAAAAGCAGTAGACCTCCATGAAAATTTAGAAAGCACCCTAGTCATTTTACAAAATCGGTTAAATGGTAGAGCCGGAAATCCCCCCATAGAAGTGATTAAAGATTATGGTGATTTGCCAGATTATGAGTGTTATATTGGCTTGTTAAATCAGGTATTTTTGAATGTATTAGCCAATGCCATACAGGCTATTGAGGAGCGACACAATCATCAAACAGACGCTGACTATAGTGGTAAAATCACCATTACTACATCTTTAGATTCACTGGCTATATTCATTGCCATTAAAGATAATGGCATCGGTATGAGTCCAGAAGTTCAAGGCAAAATTTTTAACCCATTTTTCACCACTAAACCCATTGGTCAAGGCACAGGTATGGGATTACCCACCAGCTATCAAATTATCACCCAAAATCACCGAGGCGAGTTAAATTTTACCTCAGTGTTGGGGGAAGGAAGCGAATTTATGATTAAGCTACCCCTGAGTTGA